ACTGATAGATTTCGCGGGGAGCATCAGCTCCGTGAGATCGCATCATTGGGCAGAAAGTACCAAACTCCAACCATCGCACATACAACTCCCTGTATTCAGGATCTTTCAGTTTACCCGGATACGCGTTCAGGAAGAATCCGCCGATATCACTGTTCCAGTAAGGGATGCCGCAAAGCGAAAAATTCAGTCCTGCCGATATCTGGTTTCTCAATGTATTCCAGGAAGCGAACACATCTCCCGACCAGGTATTGGCCCCATACCGTTGCTGACCTGCAAATGCAGAACGGGTAAGGATAAATACGCGCTTACCGGAAGACAGGGCCCGCTGATGCTGGTATACTCCTCCTACGGTCATCAATGGAAATGCGTTGCGGACTTTCCGGAAAGATCCCAGAAAGGTCTTGTTGTTAAGATCAGAGGGTTTGGCTTGTAAATGATCAGGCTCAGATGAATCCATCCACCAACCATCGATGCCAATGGAAAAGAGCCCGGCATTGAGGTATTTCCAATAGATATCGCGTGCTGCCGGATGATATGGATCATAAACTTTCACACCGGATGGATAATCCTGATTGGGCGGCCATTTTTCAGAACCGGATTCAGGCCATGTTCTGAAATCCATCAGAGCCCCAATTTTTTCCAGTTCATTGTATTGCTTCGTGTGAGGGCCAAAAGAGTTCCAGATGGAAATGATCATATGTGCATTCTGGTTATGAACATCATTCACCATCTTTTTAGGATCGTAAAATTCAGGGTTAAGGAATTCCATGGCATTCCAGAGATAATTATTACCCCAGTATTGCCAGTCCTGAATAATGCCATCCAGGGGAACGCCGAGTTCACGATACTTCTTTACCACGCCCACCAATTCATCCTGACTTTTATACCTCTCTTTGCTTTGCCAGAAACCGAATGTCCATAAAGGAAACATGGGTGCTTGTCCTGTAAGTTCACGCATACAGGAGATCACCCCATCAGCATTGCCTCCGTACATAAAATAATATTCGATACCATCTCCCACTTCTGATCTGAAAAAAGTGCTGTCCGGATTATCAGCAAATTGTGTAGGCGAATAATTGTCCCAGAACAACCCGTATCCTTTTACCGATTGGAAAAATGGAATATAATCATCAGTATTGCCCTGAACCATATGCAACCTGAGATTTCGTTGGATCATCTTACCACGCTGCTGCTGCCCTAAACCATAGATCGCTTCATCACTGTCGAGGACGAAGGACTGCTGAACGTTGAAAGTACCATTACCTGCATCATCAAACGGAGTAAATACGGCCCCTTCATCTTTCTCCTTCAGCAGCGGAGCTCCTTCTCTGGTATAGTAGGAAATCGCCCCGGAGCTCAGGTTTAACTGTACACGAATTTTCGCGTTTCTGATATTCAGGAATTGCCCTTCCTTTTTTACTGTCATTACAGTTTTTTGAGGCGTCCCGGTTACTGACAGACTTTCTTTATCAAATTTTTTTCCAGCCGGTAACTTAATTACTCTTACTACTGAGTGGCTGTAAAACTGAATTTCGATGGTCTGATCCGCAACGGATGTTCTGATACCATAGTCAGTTGATTGCCAGCTTTGGGCCTTTGAGACAATGAAGGAGAACAGGATCGCTATCAATGCAAAGGCTGGTCTTAATTTCATTTTAGATTGTTTTATCATTTTATACTTCTGCCTTTATTACCGGATCCGGACTCCTGCCTTCTTCAGATCCTTATCAGCCGAACTGGTGCCATACAACAATTCATAATCTCCGGGCATTACAGCCATTTTTCCCTTTACCTCGTCAAAGAATTCAAATGCTGAGGAAGGAATTGTGATCATGGCGGTTACAGTTTTCCCTGCGGCAACCGGCACTCTCTTAAATCCCCGCAATGTTTTCAGCGGGCCATCACTATCTCCTACTTTCCGTACATACACCTGAATAATTTCTGTACCGTTCCGCTTACCTGTATTACTAACAGGGATGAACATCCCAATACTTTCTTCCCTGCCGACCTCTGCCTTACTGATGGTTGCATTTCCCACCAGGAACCTGGTATAACTCAATCCAAATCCAAACTGGAAAAGAGGATCAGACATAAAACGATAGGTTCTGCCTTTCATGGAATAATCTTCAAAATCCGCCAATTGTGTACTGTCTTTATAGAAGGTGACCGGCAATTTTCCTGAAGGATTGTAATCACCGAACAATACGTCTGCAACTGCCTGTCCGCCCGATTCCCCACCATACCAGGCCTGCAGGATAGCATCGCAGCTTTGAGTTTCATGCACCAACCCGATGGCGGAACCGGAACAATTAATAAAGATCACTTGCTTACCCGCGGCCTTCAATGCTTTCAGGCAATTTCGTTGAACTTCGGGTAATTGAATATCAGTTCGATCACCACCTTTGAATCCCGGGTAAGAAACCGGCATTTCCTCCCCTTCCAGTAAAGTGGAAAGACCGCCAACAAACACTACGGTTTCTATGCCTTTGAGCTTACTGATCAGGCCGTCAAAATCGATATCCACTTCCCTGCCAAAATCAAACTCCAGATCAGCCTGCCAGTTGTTCAACTGTGCGTACTGTATTTCTATTTTATATTTTTTATCTTTTTCAACTTTGAAAGGGAACCTCGACAATAATGTTCGCCAATTGTTGGTGGATGTGATCAGCGTTCCGTTCACATAGATCTTCATGGATCCGGTAGCTCCGCATTTAAAAATTATTTCTTCGGTGGCTGGCGCTACGAATTCTGTTTCATACAAAGCGGAAAAATTCTCAAGCTGAACTCCGGAAGCAAATTCATGCTGACCTGCTGTAGTGAGTTTCAACGGATGCGTAATCTGTTCGGTTATGACAGACCCACCCTCCATATTTCGGTTATTCCAGTACGTTGCTTTGAAACCTTTTTTATCAGTCAATGAACAATGCGTAAAAAAACTTTGTGTCACTTTATTTTCAACCAGGTCACAGGCTTTATCATACAACACACTGTTTCCAGGCATTTTGGAGCGGATGCCGTCAAGGATATTGATCGTTCTGACAGGCTTGCCATTGTAATTACCCCAAAGCATCGGATCATTGTCTGCATTGGGTCCGATGACAGCGATCTTTTTTGCAGATCTTTGCAATGGAAGTGCCTCATTTTTATTTTGCAGCAGGGTCATGGATTCGCGGGCCATCTGCAACGCTATCTCCCTATGCTGCGGGTTATTCACTACAGACATGGGTATCCCTGCCCAGGGTACCAGATCGTCCTGATCCATATCACCGAGCTCAAAGCGTCCGGTCAAAACACGCAGAAGGCTCTTATCGATCTCTTCTTCGTTTATCAATCCCCGTGAAACAGCATCAGGAAGATTCTTATAAGCATAGCCCTCCCACACACATTCCACATCCGTTCCGGCCAAAACGCCTTTTGCAGCAGCATGGGTAGCATCAGAAGACACTTTATGGCTGGTATAAAAATCGGTGATGGCACCACAATCAGATACCACAATATGCTTAAAGCCCCAGTCCTGTCGAAGAATAGTTTGCAAAAGCCGATTGTTGCCGCAACAAGGCTCATCATCCAACCGCTGATATGCACACATCACCTGTCGCACATCAGCATCCATCACCAATGATTTAAATGCCGGCAGGTATGTTTCATGCAAGTCCCGGGGTTTCACCTGAAATAGGTTCAGGGTATGCCTGCTCCACTCGGGGCCCGAGTGCACGGCAAAATGTTTGGCGCAGGCAAGTAATTTCCTGTATCTGGCATCAGCAGGCCCCTGT
This portion of the Pseudobacter ginsenosidimutans genome encodes:
- a CDS encoding glycoside hydrolase family 31 protein, whose product is MKLRPAFALIAILFSFIVSKAQSWQSTDYGIRTSVADQTIEIQFYSHSVVRVIKLPAGKKFDKESLSVTGTPQKTVMTVKKEGQFLNIRNAKIRVQLNLSSGAISYYTREGAPLLKEKDEGAVFTPFDDAGNGTFNVQQSFVLDSDEAIYGLGQQQRGKMIQRNLRLHMVQGNTDDYIPFFQSVKGYGLFWDNYSPTQFADNPDSTFFRSEVGDGIEYYFMYGGNADGVISCMRELTGQAPMFPLWTFGFWQSKERYKSQDELVGVVKKYRELGVPLDGIIQDWQYWGNNYLWNAMEFLNPEFYDPKKMVNDVHNQNAHMIISIWNSFGPHTKQYNELEKIGALMDFRTWPESGSEKWPPNQDYPSGVKVYDPYHPAARDIYWKYLNAGLFSIGIDGWWMDSSEPDHLQAKPSDLNNKTFLGSFRKVRNAFPLMTVGGVYQHQRALSSGKRVFILTRSAFAGQQRYGANTWSGDVFASWNTLRNQISAGLNFSLCGIPYWNSDIGGFFLNAYPGKLKDPEYRELYVRWLEFGTFCPMMRSHGADAPREIYQFGNKGDKAFDAIHKFIKLRYSLLPYIYSSSWDVTANNSSMMRALVMDFARDKNALDINDQFMFGKSLLISPVTRPMYVKKTVIGKDSLMVEDFNTIKTKETYLPAGCYWYDLWTNERFSGGKKVIKETPIDIIPVYVRSGSILPIGPSVQYAEEKKWDDLEIRIYPGTDGKFALYEDENDNYNYEKGIHSTIDLNWDDRKKTFTIGDRNGSFPGMPEIRIFRLVLMDRSPMSENELTTKAGKRIEYSGKKLSVKL
- the xyl3A gene encoding xylan 1,4-beta-xylosidase, encoding MWNDNLLITGKEQTRKELLPGPSRYASSVARDRVLHPLKINRKQLNYNNVIIKLTVAGLAVVAVIFSPGLSFAQQHPWQNSHLRSEERAKDLISGLTLEEKVSLLFDQSPAIPRLGIKKFNWWSEALHGLANNDNVTVFPEPIGMAASFNDSLAYEVFNATSDEVRAKYHEAIRNGKENRRFLSLSVWTPNINIFRDPRWGRGQETYGEDPYLTSRMGIAVVKGLQGPADARYRKLLACAKHFAVHSGPEWSRHTLNLFQVKPRDLHETYLPAFKSLVMDADVRQVMCAYQRLDDEPCCGNNRLLQTILRQDWGFKHIVVSDCGAITDFYTSHKVSSDATHAAAKGVLAGTDVECVWEGYAYKNLPDAVSRGLINEEEIDKSLLRVLTGRFELGDMDQDDLVPWAGIPMSVVNNPQHREIALQMARESMTLLQNKNEALPLQRSAKKIAVIGPNADNDPMLWGNYNGKPVRTINILDGIRSKMPGNSVLYDKACDLVENKVTQSFFTHCSLTDKKGFKATYWNNRNMEGGSVITEQITHPLKLTTAGQHEFASGVQLENFSALYETEFVAPATEEIIFKCGATGSMKIYVNGTLITSTNNWRTLLSRFPFKVEKDKKYKIEIQYAQLNNWQADLEFDFGREVDIDFDGLISKLKGIETVVFVGGLSTLLEGEEMPVSYPGFKGGDRTDIQLPEVQRNCLKALKAAGKQVIFINCSGSAIGLVHETQSCDAILQAWYGGESGGQAVADVLFGDYNPSGKLPVTFYKDSTQLADFEDYSMKGRTYRFMSDPLFQFGFGLSYTRFLVGNATISKAEVGREESIGMFIPVSNTGKRNGTEIIQVYVRKVGDSDGPLKTLRGFKRVPVAAGKTVTAMITIPSSAFEFFDEVKGKMAVMPGDYELLYGTSSADKDLKKAGVRIR